In Congzhengia minquanensis, the DNA window ATGAACCTGCCGAGTGCCTCATCTGTATTTTTTTTAAAGCAAATTTTAATTTAGATAGCATAGTTGTCCCCCTCACTTTCCTGTAATATACCGCACAACGTTCCGTGCAATGATAGCCGCCTGTGCTCGCGTTACCGGCTTATCCGGCTCAAAATGGGTTTCATCCACCCCGTTCATAATCCCCATTTCAAACACTTCCCGAATTTGCTTCTCCGCATAATGCCCGCTGATGTCTGTAAATTTACATTCTGCCATTTTTATTTCCTCCCTTATCAACTGTTTAAACTTTTCCCACAGCGCCCAGTTATTTGCGCTCATTGAGGCCGGACAGTTCTTTCT includes these proteins:
- a CDS encoding S-layer homology domain-containing protein, whose protein sequence is RKNCPASMSANNWALWEKFKQLIREEIKMAECKFTDISGHYAEKQIREVFEMGIMNGVDETHFEPDKPVTRAQAAIIARNVVRYITGK